One Salvia miltiorrhiza cultivar Shanhuang (shh) chromosome 6, IMPLAD_Smil_shh, whole genome shotgun sequence genomic window, CTGTAACTTGATATATTAGTTGTTTGCAACTTCAGTAAGGTCTTTGGCCTTCCAGTCATTTACCCGTATTTGTGATTCTTAGTTGTGATTTATGTTAAAAAGCTGTGGAATCACATCATAACTGCATCGATGTTGTGATAATAATGAGGCCTTTTTTTGATTTTAAATATGCAAGGAAATCATTTCTCAGCTAACAAGAGAAAAGACTGATCTTATGCTCATTGCATAACTTGCCTCGTGTTTGCTTTGCTTGCAGGTGCAACAGGCATATTCAAGCTTGGAGAGGTGATTTGTTGTCACAGTTTGACTTAGACTATGCAGCCCTATCTAGTAGAATGACATGGTTTCAAATTGATCTGGAACGTTAGCTCTCGCGTAGAGTACATTTGGTTTGCTCAATTGCCCGGACTGGAATAGCTTTAGATGTATGCATGATCAATATTAACTTTGGATGCTTATTGCTTACCTCTGACAAATTTTAAATACTTTGCTTCTTTTTTAACCGCTTACTGAGTGAAACCTTTAAAATTGATTGATGCCCTTCTGCATTTCTTGTAGATGTAGAGAGCTAcgattaaatttttatttttcattgacCTGATGTCGCTGGCTATGATTGGAATAATCTCTTCTTGATATATTGATTGTCGTATCAGATTATTTGAGGTTCTGATACGCTTCATGTTTgcattttctattttctataTGTTTTAAGCAATACTTGTAAACACATCACTGGGAGTCAGCACCTGAAAGTATGTGTCTTAATTAAGGAAAATCATACAACCTTGCATTTAATTGTTTGCCTCGGTTGTTGGTTGCGATTAATGTGGCTATAATAGACAAAAACTATGGTAATTTATGCTATTTTCTCTTCTCGTTGGAGTAGGGGGCGTGGATTTCTTGTTCCAGATGAAGCATACGAGGTATGTAAACATGAATTAGTTGTGAACTTTTAACTATTGCAATTTCAAGATGCTCATTGTTTTCCTTAAAGGACTTGTCAGTGCATTTTTGTTATACTATCTCTTGTAACTCCAGGCTTTGGTGAAAATTGGTTTTTCTCTCGACTCCCCTGCTTTTTACACTGTTTGTGAGGTAAAGATGCGAAGTAGAATAAACATATGCTTCAGTTTACATAACTTACAACAAGATGATAGAGACTAATATGTCCCGGCTCCGTATTCTTTCAGAGCTTTGATCAAACGAAGAGTGGCAAACTCAGACTTGATGATTTCATATCCATTTGTATATTTGTACAGTCGACCAGGTAAAGAAACTATGATATTGAAGAACAGAGCTGAGAAGCGCTGATCATTTCTTTCCTCATTTTGATTACATTAACCATTTGAATGGTTCAATTGAAGCCAtttccttcttctctctctatttcaacATGAAAACCATATTATTTCAATCAGATTCTCAATTATATGAAAGGTCATTGATTCGTGCTGTTTCACCCCGTCCTAAGTTGAAGTGTACATTTTAGATACTGCAAATGCTAGTTGCGGTGATGAGATTTTATATGTTTCCAGGAACCTGTTTAATTCGTTTGATACGAGCAAGCAAGGCAGGGTGACTCTCGATTTCAAC contains:
- the LOC130989201 gene encoding uncharacterized protein LOC130989201 isoform X2 — its product is MENREILREWFDRVDSQKTGNITAAQLKSALAVGNLQFPLSVVQQMIRMYDFDSNGTMSFEEFFELNKFLLKVQQAYSSLERGRGFLVPDEAYEALVKIGFSLDSPAFYTVCESFDQTKSGKLRLDDFISICIFVQSTRNLFNSFDTSKQGRVTLDFNQFVYCTSNCRI